The stretch of DNA GGACTCCGAACGCTCGCCGCTCATGCGGTTCAGCACCTGCACGGTGTGCTCGGTGAGCTCGCCCACGCCCGCGATGCCGGCGCCAGAGGCGGACTCGAGCGTGACCGCGGTGGCGCGGCGCAGGATGCCGGCGCGCGCGAACGGCGTCAGCGCGACCGCGAGGCCGACGGCGACTCCGCGCGGCACCGCGAGAAACAGCGGCCTCTGCACCGCGTCGAGCGCAGGAGTCACTCCGGGCAGGAACAGCGGCACCTCGGGATCGGCCTCGAGCGCGCCGCTCACGTCGATCACCACCGCGCTGCTGCGGCGCAGCGCGGGCAGGAGCTCCGGCAGCGCGCTGCGCGCGGCGCAGATCACGAGCTCGCAGGCGGCGATGTCCTCGACGCGCACGCGCCGCAGCTTCGTGACCTCGCCGCGGAACTCGAGCTCCTCGCCTTCCGAGTCTGCCGAGGCGTAGGCGCGCAGCTCGCGCATGGGCAGGCGGCGCTCTTCGAGCACCTGCAGGATCTCGGCGCCGACGGCGCCGGTGGCACCCAGCAGCGCGACGCGGGGCCCGGTGGCACTCACGAAACGATCGCCTCCAGCACCCGCTCGCCCATGGCGCGCGTGCCCAGCAGCGTCTGGCCCGGCTGGCGCCCGAGGTCGCCCGTGCGGTAGCCGGCGTCGATCACCGACTCGACCGCGCGGCGCACGCGGGCGGCGTCCTTGGGGCGAGACAGTCCGTGGTCGAGCAGCATGGCGACCGACAGGATCGCCGCCAGCGGGTTGGCCTTGTCCTGGCCCGCGATGTCGGGCGCGCTGCCGTGGATGGGCTCGAACAGGCCGCGACCCGCGTCGCCCAGGCTGGCCGAGGGCAGCATGCCGAGTGACCCGGTGATCATCGCGGCCTCGTCGGACAGGATGTCGCCGAACATGTTGGGGCACAGCAAGACGTCGAACTTCGGCGCGTCGCGCAGCAGCACCATGGCCGCCGAGTCCACGAGCTGGTGCTCGAGCCGCACGTCGGGGAACTCGCGGGCGACCTCTTCGACGATCTCGTTCCAGAACGCGCACACCTCGAGCACGTTCGCCTTGTGGATGTTCGTGACCAGCTTCTTGCGGCCCTGCGCGGTGCGGAACGCCACGCGCGCGATGCGACTCACTTCGTGCTCGTCGTACACCTCGGTGTTGAGCGCGCGCCGCACGCCGTCCTTGTCGGCGCGGCCGCGCGGCTCGCCGTAGTAGATGCCGCCGGTGAGCTCGCGCACCACCACCAAGTCGACGCCCTCGACGCACTCGCGGCGCAGCGGGCTCGCGTCGCCCAGCGCCTTCAGCACCGTCGCCGGGCGCAGGTTCGCGTAGAGCTCGAGCTCCTTGCGAATGCGCAGAAGCCCGCGCTCGGGCCGCGTGGCGGGCGGCAGCTTGTCCCACTTCGGGCCGCCCACGGCGCCCAGCAGCACCAGGCCGCAGGCCTTGGCGCGCGCCACGGTCGCGTCGGACAGCGGCGCGCCCTCGCGGTCGATCGCGCAGCCGCCGATCAGCGCCTGCTCGAGCCCGACGTCGGGCGCCACCCGCCGCAGCACCTCGACCGCCGCGGCAGTCACTTCGGGCCCGATGCCGTCTCCCGGCAACACCAGCACGCGCGGCACGTCAGACGCCCTTGAGCGAGCCGGAGACGCCCAGCTTGCGCCGCTGCTCGAGCTTGTTCAGCGCGTGCACGTAGGCCTTCCCGGAAGCCACGAGCACGTCGGTGTCGGCCGCCTGGCCGATCACGCGCAGGCCGTCCTGCTCGAGCGTGACCGAGACCTCGCCCTGGGCGTCGATGCCGCTGGTGACTGCCGAGACGAGATACTTGAGCAGCTTCACCTTGGCGCCGCTGACCTGATCGATGGCCGAGAAGATCGCGTCGACCGGGCCCGTGCCCATGGCCGCCACCTTGCGCCGGTCGCCCTTCACCTCCATCTCGACCGTGGCGGTCGGCGTGGCGAAGGTGCCCGAGACCACGTGCATGTTCTCGAGCTTGTACAGCTCCTCGACGCGCAGCATCTGGTCGGTGACCAGCGCCTCGATGTCCTCGTTGTAGACGACCTTCTTGGCGTCGGCGAGGTCCTTGAAGCGCTTGAAGGCCGAGTTGAAGTCGATGCGCTCCGGGTCGAAGCCCAGCTCGCGGAGTCTCTCGCCGAACGCGTGCCGGCCCGAGTGTTTGCCGAGCACGAGCTCCGTCGAGGCACGGCCCACCGACTCGGGCGTCATGATCTCGTAGGTGAGCCGGTTCGCGAGCACGCCGTGCTGGTGGATCCCGGCCTCGTGCGCAAACGCGTTGTCGCCCACCACCGCCTTGTTGGGCGGCACGGGCACGCCGATCACCGAGGAGAGCAGGCGGCTGGTCGGGTAGATCTCCTTGCCCACGATGGCCGTGTCGCAGCCGCCGAAGAACTCGCCGCGCGTGCGCAGCGCCATGACCACTTCTTCCATGGCGGTGTTGCCCGCCCGCTCGCCGATGCCGTTCACCGTGCACTCGACCTGGCGCGCGCCGGCGCGGATGGCCGCCAGCGAGTTCGCCACCGAGATGCCCAGGTCGTCGTGGCAGTGCACCGAGAAGCGCGCGAGATAGGCGTCGCGCACGCGCTGGCGCAGGTA from Myxococcota bacterium encodes:
- a CDS encoding Asd/ArgC dimerization domain-containing protein — encoded protein: MSATGPRVALLGATGAVGAEILQVLEERRLPMRELRAYASADSEGEELEFRGEVTKLRRVRVEDIAACELVICAARSALPELLPALRRSSAVVIDVSGALEADPEVPLFLPGVTPALDAVQRPLFLAVPRGVAVGLAVALTPFARAGILRRATAVTLESASGAGIAGVGELTEHTVQVLNRMSGERSESEIFGQSLAFDCLPQIGALEPDGDTTDELGLARVLRRLVSGDLAFEVTRVRIPTLGGSLAAVHAELSEPLSRDQTRALLAAQKGVAILPESELPTPRAALGHDDVAIGRLRAAGGRAAFVLALNDLRLGAALGVVGAAEAALR
- the leuB gene encoding 3-isopropylmalate dehydrogenase; amino-acid sequence: MPRVLVLPGDGIGPEVTAAAVEVLRRVAPDVGLEQALIGGCAIDREGAPLSDATVARAKACGLVLLGAVGGPKWDKLPPATRPERGLLRIRKELELYANLRPATVLKALGDASPLRRECVEGVDLVVVRELTGGIYYGEPRGRADKDGVRRALNTEVYDEHEVSRIARVAFRTAQGRKKLVTNIHKANVLEVCAFWNEIVEEVAREFPDVRLEHQLVDSAAMVLLRDAPKFDVLLCPNMFGDILSDEAAMITGSLGMLPSASLGDAGRGLFEPIHGSAPDIAGQDKANPLAAILSVAMLLDHGLSRPKDAARVRRAVESVIDAGYRTGDLGRQPGQTLLGTRAMGERVLEAIVS
- a CDS encoding 2-isopropylmalate synthase, with the translated sequence MSTERVLIFDTTLRDGEQSPGCSMNLEEKLVMARQLEKLGVDVIEAGFPIASQGDFDAVKAVAAAVRRPIICGLARTSDEDVDRAWEALREAAHPRIHVFIATSEIHMRDKLRMSKEKVLDEAVRSVTRARSYCEDVEFSAEDATRSDWEFLVEICSRAIAAGARTLNIPDTVGYTTPFEYSELITYLRQRVRDAYLARFSVHCHDDLGISVANSLAAIRAGARQVECTVNGIGERAGNTAMEEVVMALRTRGEFFGGCDTAIVGKEIYPTSRLLSSVIGVPVPPNKAVVGDNAFAHEAGIHQHGVLANRLTYEIMTPESVGRASTELVLGKHSGRHAFGERLRELGFDPERIDFNSAFKRFKDLADAKKVVYNEDIEALVTDQMLRVEELYKLENMHVVSGTFATPTATVEMEVKGDRRKVAAMGTGPVDAIFSAIDQVSGAKVKLLKYLVSAVTSGIDAQGEVSVTLEQDGLRVIGQAADTDVLVASGKAYVHALNKLEQRRKLGVSGSLKGV